CGCTGGCTGCGCGCAGCGCGCTGGAGCGCTTCGACCGCGACGTGCTCTCCACCGCCGGGGTGCGGGTGCTGATCGTGCAGGTCGGCATCAACGATATCGGCAACAGCTCGCTTGCCAGGCCGGTCACGGCGGACGACCTGATCGCGGGCTACCGCCAGCTGATCGCCCGCGCCCACGCCAAGGGCATCCTGGTGATCGGCGCCACCTTGAGCCCGTTCGAAGGCGCCGGTTATTACTCGATTGAGAAGGACATGGTGCGGCAGGCGGTGAACAGCTGGATCCGCACCCATGACGAATTCGACGCGATACTCGATATCGACCGCATCATGCGCGACCCGGCCCGTCCGTCACGCCTGCTGCCGGCCTACGACAGCGGAGACCACCTGCATCCGAACGATCTTGGGTATCGGGCGATGGGGAGCGCGGTGCCGCTGACATGGCTGCGGCTTCTGGCGCCGGCGTCGCCCTGAGTCGCAACACCGGTCAGGGTGCAGCCACGCTACTGGCTCCATCCCGGTCTCCCCCGGTACGCGAGGCCGTCGGCAGCGGCCTGCCGGGCTTCCAGGTGCGCGACAGCGACTGCGCCTCGTCGATCTGCTCGGGTGTCATCTGGCGCCCGATCGCGGCGCGCTGCTCGGCGGCGTTACGGTTGCCGCTGGCCGCGGCCAGGTTCCACAGCATATAGGCCAGCACCTTATCCAGCGGCATGCCTGCCTGCTGGTAGCGGTACATCAGCCCCAGCGCATGCTGGGCCGCGCCGTGCCCCTGCTCGGCCGCCTTGCGGAACCAGGTGACCGCGTGGCGCTGGTCCTGCGGCACCGAGTTGCCGGTGTAGTACATGGCGCCGACCACGTACTGGGCATCGGCCTTGCCCTGGCGGGCGGCCTTGTAGTGCCACGAAAACGCCTGCTCGTAGTCGCGTGCCACGCCGCGGCCCATGTAGTACATCAGGCCCAGCAAATGCTGCGCGTCGGCGTGGCCGGAGCGCGCCAGTGGGCCGATCTCCTTGAGTGCCAGGGCGTAGTTGCCTGCGTTGTACGCGCTCGCTCCTTCCATGAAGCCCGCGTAAGCGCTGGCATGCAGTCCGAGCGCAAGGACAATCGCTACGAAGAGTTTTTTCATGTCTCGTGCATCGAATCCGGATCTCGGCGACCCCGTGCTGCCCGTGAGGACACATTTTGTTGTCGGCGCCGACCAGTCATGTGGCTATTTCCAGTTTACCTTGCCCAAGCCGTCAAGGCTCAGCTTGCGATTGACCGGCTTGCCATGCACCGTCACCGACCCCATGCCCGACAGTGTCAGGTTGGCGCTGTCCCTGGCA
Above is a genomic segment from Massilia sp. H6 containing:
- a CDS encoding tetratricopeptide repeat protein, whose amino-acid sequence is MKKLFVAIVLALGLHASAYAGFMEGASAYNAGNYALALKEIGPLARSGHADAQHLLGLMYYMGRGVARDYEQAFSWHYKAARQGKADAQYVVGAMYYTGNSVPQDQRHAVTWFRKAAEQGHGAAQHALGLMYRYQQAGMPLDKVLAYMLWNLAAASGNRNAAEQRAAIGRQMTPEQIDEAQSLSRTWKPGRPLPTASRTGGDRDGASSVAAP